The proteins below come from a single Tsuneonella deserti genomic window:
- a CDS encoding CoA transferase has translation MYQLLSDLSIVEVSSFVASPTAGLYCAQMGAEVIRIDQIGGGLDYDRYMQTAEGRSLAWENLNRAKKSVALDLRSGEGRELCVELARKTGQLITNLPEKSFLSHAAVSEGRPDMVSVRIMGWHDGRQAMDFTVNAASGYPLMTGPAEWDQDTAPPVNQVLPAWDFITGAYCAFALMAALHHRAATGEGSEVRVPLGDVAMGTVANSGAMAEMLYRGSDRERLGNAIWGALGRDFVSRDGKRFMVAVLTPNQWNAMVSALDIAESIAALEADTGVAFARSDHNRFVHREALFAIIQRAAGALDYAELADRLTKAGATFERYRTMFEAANDPVLVADNPLFGPSPANPSGFAYPAPRSLAHLGGQEPGNPAPAPYLGQHSEEVLATRLGLSTGAIAGLIDRGVVAPSDKENFRKHA, from the coding sequence ATGTACCAGCTCCTATCAGACCTGAGCATCGTCGAGGTTTCGAGCTTCGTCGCCTCGCCCACCGCCGGGCTGTACTGCGCGCAGATGGGGGCGGAGGTGATCCGCATCGACCAGATCGGCGGCGGGCTCGACTACGATCGCTACATGCAGACCGCCGAGGGCCGCAGCCTCGCATGGGAGAACCTCAACCGCGCCAAGAAGTCGGTCGCGCTCGACTTGCGCAGCGGCGAGGGACGCGAGTTGTGCGTTGAGCTCGCGCGCAAGACCGGGCAGCTCATTACCAACCTGCCCGAAAAGAGCTTCCTCAGCCACGCGGCGGTCAGCGAAGGCCGGCCGGACATGGTCTCGGTCCGCATCATGGGCTGGCATGACGGGCGCCAGGCGATGGACTTCACCGTCAACGCGGCAAGCGGCTACCCGCTGATGACCGGTCCCGCCGAATGGGACCAGGACACCGCGCCGCCGGTCAACCAGGTGCTCCCAGCGTGGGACTTCATCACCGGCGCCTATTGCGCGTTCGCGCTGATGGCCGCGCTCCACCACCGCGCCGCCACCGGCGAGGGAAGCGAAGTGCGCGTCCCGTTGGGCGACGTGGCGATGGGCACGGTCGCCAATTCGGGCGCGATGGCCGAGATGCTCTATCGCGGAAGCGACCGGGAACGGCTCGGCAACGCGATCTGGGGCGCCCTCGGGCGCGATTTCGTGAGCCGCGACGGCAAGCGCTTCATGGTCGCGGTGCTGACGCCGAACCAATGGAACGCGATGGTGTCGGCGCTCGACATCGCGGAGTCGATCGCCGCGCTCGAAGCCGACACCGGCGTCGCGTTCGCCCGCTCCGACCACAACCGCTTCGTCCATCGCGAGGCACTGTTCGCAATCATCCAGCGCGCTGCGGGCGCGCTCGATTACGCCGAGCTGGCGGACCGCCTGACCAAGGCGGGCGCCACGTTCGAGCGCTATCGCACGATGTTCGAAGCCGCGAACGACCCGGTGCTGGTGGCGGACAACCCGCTGTTCGGGCCCTCGCCCGCCAACCCGAGCGGTTTCGCATACCCCGCCCCGCGCAGCCTAGCGCATCTTGGCGGCCAAGAGCCCGGCAACCCCGCCCCCGCGCCTTACCTCGGCCAGCATAGCGAGGAAGTGCTCGCCACAAGGCTCGGTTTGTCGACCGGGGCCATCGCAGGCCTTATCGATCGCGGCGTGGTCGCGCCGAGCGACAAGGAGAACTTCAGGAAGCACGCATGA
- a CDS encoding acetyl-CoA C-acetyltransferase translates to MTKRRAAIVSPLRTPVGKFLGTLAPLGAGQLGAVILKALIERSGIDPERVDDVVFSQGYGNAEAPAIGHWSWLAAGLPLEVPGYQLDRRCGSGLQAVVNAAMMIESGHADVVVAGGCESMSNVEHYTTALRGGVKAGNVELWDRLTRGRLLSQPVERFGVISGMIETAENLAKDYGITREEADAYAVRSHQNAAAAWDAGKFDAQLVPVEVPQRKGDPLVFAKDEGFRADASMEALGKLRALEGGVVTAGNASQQNDAAAACLVVAEDKLAELGLEPMLWFNGYAAAGCDPSRMGIGPVPAVERLFKRTGMTWDQIDLVELNEAFAPQVLAVLKGWGWSDDDSRREILNVNGSGISLGHPIGATGGRILADMAHEMDRRQARFGLETMCIGGGQGIAAVFERAA, encoded by the coding sequence ATGACAAAACGCCGCGCCGCCATCGTCAGCCCCCTGCGCACGCCGGTGGGCAAGTTCCTCGGCACGCTTGCGCCGCTCGGCGCGGGCCAGCTAGGAGCGGTGATCCTCAAGGCGCTGATCGAGCGCTCGGGCATCGATCCGGAACGGGTCGACGACGTCGTGTTCAGCCAGGGCTACGGGAACGCCGAGGCGCCCGCGATCGGTCACTGGTCGTGGCTCGCCGCGGGCCTCCCGCTCGAAGTTCCCGGCTATCAGCTCGACCGGCGCTGCGGGTCAGGGCTGCAGGCCGTCGTCAATGCCGCCATGATGATCGAAAGCGGCCATGCCGACGTGGTCGTCGCTGGCGGATGCGAGTCCATGTCCAACGTCGAGCACTATACAACGGCCCTGCGCGGCGGCGTGAAGGCAGGTAACGTGGAGCTGTGGGACCGGCTTACCCGTGGCCGCCTGTTGAGCCAGCCGGTCGAGCGTTTCGGGGTCATCAGCGGCATGATCGAGACCGCCGAGAACCTCGCAAAGGATTACGGCATCACCCGCGAAGAGGCCGATGCCTACGCCGTGCGATCACACCAGAACGCCGCCGCCGCGTGGGACGCGGGCAAGTTCGACGCGCAGCTCGTCCCCGTCGAGGTGCCGCAACGCAAGGGCGATCCGCTGGTCTTCGCGAAGGATGAAGGCTTCCGCGCCGACGCCAGTATGGAAGCGCTTGGTAAGCTGCGCGCCCTCGAAGGCGGCGTTGTCACCGCCGGCAACGCCAGCCAGCAGAACGATGCGGCCGCCGCCTGCCTCGTGGTGGCGGAGGACAAGCTCGCGGAACTCGGGCTCGAGCCGATGCTGTGGTTCAATGGCTATGCCGCGGCCGGGTGCGATCCCAGCCGCATGGGCATCGGTCCGGTGCCGGCGGTCGAGCGGCTGTTCAAGCGCACCGGCATGACTTGGGACCAGATCGACCTCGTCGAACTCAACGAGGCATTCGCCCCGCAAGTGCTGGCGGTGCTCAAGGGCTGGGGCTGGTCGGACGACGACAGCCGGCGCGAAATCCTCAACGTCAACGGCTCCGGCATCAGCCTCGGCCACCCGATCGGCGCGACCGGAGGGCGCATCCTCGCCGACATGGCGCACGAGATGGATCGGCGCCAGGCACGCTTCGGCCTCGAGACGATGTGCATCGGCGGTGGGCAGGGAATCGCCGCGGTGTTCGAACGCGCCGCCTGA
- a CDS encoding FAS1-like dehydratase domain-containing protein yields MPETRDDWSAWISREERRSDRLTPALAARWLATFDLPTSTEGALPQGIHFCLCTPDAPTAALGADGHPARDETPDSFFPPVPLPRRMWAASDVHFLAPIAIGASIERTSRIASITPKSGKSGEMVFVEVAHETRADGTLAVRETQTLVYREAAATDAPLQPPPRGEHRFGAGEWQSHRALEPGEPLLFRFSALTFNSHRIHYDLPYARGIERYRGLVVHGPLMASLLLQLAGPLSRFSFRAVSPAIAGEPLHLVVREDGGALTLGAFAEDGRQIVSAEGSR; encoded by the coding sequence ATGCCGGAAACCCGCGACGACTGGTCGGCCTGGATCAGCCGGGAGGAGCGGCGCAGCGACCGTCTCACCCCCGCGCTCGCCGCGCGCTGGCTGGCGACGTTCGACCTTCCCACGTCGACCGAGGGCGCGCTGCCGCAGGGCATCCACTTCTGCCTCTGCACGCCAGACGCGCCGACCGCCGCGCTGGGCGCGGACGGTCACCCCGCGCGTGACGAGACGCCGGACAGCTTCTTCCCGCCCGTCCCGCTGCCGCGCCGGATGTGGGCGGCAAGCGACGTCCATTTCCTCGCGCCGATCGCCATCGGTGCGAGCATCGAGCGCACCTCGCGCATCGCCTCCATCACGCCGAAGTCGGGCAAGAGCGGCGAGATGGTCTTCGTCGAGGTTGCGCACGAAACCCGCGCTGACGGCACGCTGGCCGTGCGTGAGACGCAAACCCTCGTCTATCGCGAAGCGGCGGCGACGGATGCGCCCCTGCAGCCCCCGCCGCGTGGAGAACATCGCTTCGGCGCTGGCGAATGGCAATCGCATCGCGCTCTGGAACCCGGCGAGCCGCTGTTGTTCCGTTTCTCCGCGCTGACATTCAACAGCCATCGTATCCACTACGACCTCCCTTACGCTCGGGGCATCGAGCGTTATCGGGGTCTCGTGGTGCACGGTCCGCTCATGGCGAGCCTCCTGCTCCAGCTTGCCGGACCGCTCAGCCGCTTCTCCTTCCGCGCGGTCAGCCCGGCGATCGCGGGGGAACCGCTACACCTCGTGGTGCGCGAGGACGGCGGCGCGCTCACGCTCGGCGCGTTTGCCGAAGACGGCCGCCAGATCGTCAGCGCGGAGGGATCGCGCTAG
- the phhA gene encoding phenylalanine 4-monooxygenase: MATPTTPEPDFTDLPEMPADVFAAPLKKPAHVGEDWLEPKQADYSSEDDAIWNDLFARQMDVLPGRAASAFMAGLQKLNLNRGGVPEFGKLSEDLSALTGWSVVPVPMLIPDHVFFWHLANRRFPAGNFIRTRETFDYIEEPDVFHDVFGHVPMLTDPVYADYMQEYGRAGWKAMRYNRLKALGALYWYTVEFGLIEEAGGIKAYGAGILSGPAEIVYATEAQSPNRIMLNVDRVMRTDYVISDLQPTYFVIESFEDLYRQTVERDFDRLYRSLGPGFTYANSAVIDLDNVLHRGTQEYLLRGGRGSGARPV, from the coding sequence ATGGCCACTCCAACAACGCCCGAACCCGACTTTACCGACCTGCCGGAAATGCCGGCGGACGTCTTCGCCGCACCGCTCAAGAAACCCGCGCACGTCGGTGAGGACTGGCTCGAGCCCAAACAGGCCGATTATTCGAGCGAAGACGACGCGATCTGGAACGACCTGTTCGCGCGGCAGATGGATGTCCTCCCCGGCCGGGCCGCCAGCGCCTTTATGGCAGGGCTGCAGAAGCTCAACCTCAATCGTGGAGGGGTGCCCGAATTCGGCAAGCTGTCCGAAGACCTGTCCGCCCTGACCGGCTGGTCGGTCGTGCCGGTGCCGATGCTGATCCCCGATCACGTGTTCTTCTGGCACCTCGCCAACCGTCGTTTCCCGGCGGGCAATTTCATCCGCACGCGCGAGACGTTCGACTACATCGAGGAGCCCGACGTCTTCCATGACGTGTTCGGCCACGTGCCGATGCTCACCGATCCAGTCTATGCCGACTACATGCAGGAATACGGGCGCGCCGGATGGAAGGCGATGCGTTACAACCGCCTCAAGGCGCTGGGCGCGCTCTACTGGTACACGGTCGAGTTCGGGCTGATCGAGGAAGCCGGGGGGATCAAGGCCTATGGTGCGGGCATCCTCTCGGGCCCTGCCGAGATCGTCTACGCGACCGAGGCGCAGAGCCCCAATCGCATCATGCTCAACGTCGACCGGGTGATGCGCACCGATTACGTGATCAGCGACCTGCAGCCGACCTATTTCGTGATCGAGAGCTTCGAGGATCTCTATCGCCAGACGGTGGAGCGCGATTTCGACAGGCTGTATCGCAGCCTTGGCCCCGGCTTCACTTATGCCAACAGCGCGGTGATCGATCTCGACAACGTGTTGCACCGCGGCACCCAGGAATACCTTCTTCGCGGGGGACGCGGTAGCGGCGCCCGGCCGGTCTGA
- a CDS encoding GlsB/YeaQ/YmgE family stress response membrane protein: MGFVVLIALGSILGWLASIISRGDDGQSIALNVGIGVLGALVVGAFASSGSLLVGLSAEALLIALAGATAVLLAFNLAWARRAS; the protein is encoded by the coding sequence GTGGGTTTCGTGGTGCTGATCGCATTGGGTAGCATTCTTGGCTGGCTTGCCTCGATCATCAGCCGGGGAGACGACGGGCAGTCGATTGCCCTCAACGTGGGGATCGGGGTACTGGGTGCGCTGGTCGTCGGCGCGTTTGCCAGTTCGGGTTCGCTGCTCGTGGGGCTTTCCGCCGAAGCGTTGCTGATCGCCCTGGCCGGCGCGACCGCGGTGCTCCTGGCGTTCAACCTGGCCTGGGCGCGGCGCGCCTCGTAG
- a CDS encoding undecaprenyl-diphosphate phosphatase yields the protein MDLILTAILLGIVEGLTEFIPVSSTGHLILASELFGYDAAQWEVFNVVIQLGAILAVVVQYWRTLWSSGIGVLKLEPAGLRFARNLLLGFLPSAVLGFALRGYIYDLLESPTVVAWALIAGGIAILAVERAVTPSDETGVADMPFRQALGVGLAQCLALVPGVSRSGATIMGALALGVGRKTAAEFSFFLAIPTMLGASALSLIDKREELASGAGVGWTEVAVGFGVAFIVALIVIRLFVGYVSRRGFAPFAWYRIALGAAAIAWLALR from the coding sequence ATGGACCTGATCCTCACCGCAATTCTCCTCGGCATTGTCGAGGGTCTCACCGAATTCATTCCCGTCTCCTCGACCGGACACCTGATCCTGGCGAGCGAACTGTTCGGCTATGATGCCGCGCAGTGGGAAGTGTTCAACGTCGTCATCCAGCTGGGCGCGATCCTGGCAGTGGTGGTACAATACTGGCGGACGCTGTGGAGCTCCGGCATCGGCGTTTTGAAGCTGGAGCCTGCCGGCCTTCGTTTTGCCCGCAACCTGCTGCTGGGCTTCCTCCCTTCGGCGGTTCTTGGCTTCGCGCTCAGGGGTTACATCTACGACCTGCTCGAAAGCCCGACCGTGGTCGCCTGGGCGCTGATAGCCGGGGGAATCGCCATTCTCGCCGTCGAGCGTGCGGTGACGCCGAGCGACGAAACCGGCGTGGCCGACATGCCGTTTCGGCAGGCGTTGGGGGTAGGCCTCGCGCAGTGTCTTGCGCTCGTTCCGGGGGTGAGCCGCTCGGGCGCGACGATCATGGGCGCGCTTGCGCTCGGGGTGGGCCGCAAGACCGCGGCCGAATTCTCGTTCTTCCTGGCCATCCCGACGATGCTCGGTGCCTCGGCGCTCAGCCTGATCGATAAGCGCGAGGAACTGGCGAGCGGGGCTGGCGTGGGCTGGACCGAAGTGGCGGTCGGCTTCGGCGTCGCGTTCATCGTCGCACTTATCGTCATCAGGTTGTTCGTCGGCTACGTTTCCCGCCGCGGCTTCGCGCCGTTCGCATGGTACCGCATCGCGCTCGGCGCCGCGGCGATTGCATGGTTGGCGTTGCGCTAG
- a CDS encoding M13 family metallopeptidase, with translation MTIRIFAAGASALALAITAPAMAGDTPAAPTAATPAAATTAPAPAPLPTMTFGKWGFDPAAIDKSIDPGDDFFAYANDKWLKANPLPPEFSRFGAFNLLAEKSTADVKKLVDELVAKDPAALSADERRIVETYKAFNDTAAIDAAGMAPAQPYLEKIRSADTLAKMATLWGTVGYPSPIGGGVTVDAKEPTRYSVAVGSGALGLPDRDYYLDESDKGKAIQAKYRDYLTFLLGKAGYDDAAGMAAKVYAFEDATARKVSWDRATRRNRDLTYNALTPAELGALDPAFPIAALMEASGFGKTDRFIVGDLPPSPERAAELGLDEATLAKIGGGTPAMMKLVETTPLEVLQAWMVKGFLNSNAAVLPSDIDQAQFDFYGKTLNGTPEQRARWKRSIGEAEGLLGELVGAAYVQHYFPPENKAAMVDLVANLRKSLGVSIQENKWMSPATKKEALAKLAAFDPKIGYRDELETYPGLAITLGQPLANRMAAAEWEYRDMLSKLGGPIDRTEWGMLPQTVNAYYNPTKNEIVFPAGILQQPFFGLTADPAVNYGGIGAVIGHEMGHGFDDQGSKSDGTGMLRNWWTDADRAAFDKLGNALVEQYNALCPLDDGKTCVNGRLTLGENIGDLGGLSVAYRAYKMSLGGKKAPVIDGLTGDQRFFLSWAQVWRSQQREDAARQRLRTDPHSPEQYRVNGVVRNFDEWYKAFGVTADDALYLPPEKRIRIW, from the coding sequence ATGACCATCAGGATTTTCGCCGCCGGCGCCAGCGCGCTCGCGCTCGCCATCACCGCGCCCGCAATGGCCGGGGACACACCGGCTGCTCCGACTGCCGCCACCCCCGCCGCTGCCACCACGGCTCCGGCGCCCGCTCCGCTGCCGACGATGACGTTCGGCAAGTGGGGCTTCGATCCCGCGGCGATCGACAAGTCGATCGACCCCGGTGACGACTTCTTCGCCTATGCCAACGACAAGTGGCTCAAGGCCAACCCGCTGCCGCCCGAGTTCAGCCGCTTCGGCGCGTTCAACCTCCTGGCGGAGAAATCGACCGCGGACGTCAAGAAGCTCGTGGACGAGCTGGTGGCCAAGGACCCGGCCGCGCTGAGCGCCGACGAAAGGCGCATCGTCGAAACCTACAAGGCCTTCAACGACACCGCCGCCATCGACGCCGCCGGCATGGCTCCGGCGCAGCCCTACCTCGAGAAGATCCGGTCGGCCGACACGCTTGCCAAGATGGCGACGCTGTGGGGCACGGTTGGCTATCCTTCGCCGATCGGCGGCGGCGTGACCGTCGATGCGAAGGAGCCGACGCGCTACTCGGTTGCTGTCGGCTCCGGCGCGCTCGGCCTGCCGGACCGCGATTACTACCTGGACGAGAGCGACAAGGGCAAGGCGATCCAGGCGAAGTATCGCGATTACCTGACCTTCCTCCTCGGCAAGGCCGGATATGACGATGCCGCCGGCATGGCTGCCAAGGTCTATGCCTTCGAGGACGCTACGGCGCGCAAGGTCTCGTGGGACCGCGCCACCCGGCGTAACCGCGACCTCACGTACAACGCGCTGACCCCGGCGGAGCTGGGGGCGCTGGACCCGGCATTTCCGATCGCCGCGCTGATGGAAGCTTCCGGCTTCGGCAAGACCGACCGCTTCATCGTCGGCGACCTTCCGCCGAGCCCCGAGCGTGCGGCCGAGCTCGGTCTCGACGAGGCGACGCTGGCCAAGATCGGCGGCGGCACCCCGGCCATGATGAAGCTGGTGGAAACCACCCCGCTGGAGGTGCTGCAGGCGTGGATGGTCAAGGGTTTCCTCAACTCCAACGCCGCCGTTCTGCCGAGCGACATCGACCAGGCCCAGTTCGATTTCTACGGCAAGACCCTGAACGGAACGCCCGAGCAGCGGGCCCGCTGGAAGCGCTCGATCGGCGAGGCCGAGGGCCTGCTTGGCGAACTCGTGGGCGCGGCTTACGTGCAGCACTACTTCCCGCCTGAGAACAAGGCGGCGATGGTCGATCTGGTCGCCAACCTGCGCAAGTCGCTTGGCGTCAGCATCCAGGAAAACAAGTGGATGAGCCCGGCGACCAAGAAGGAGGCGCTGGCCAAGCTCGCCGCGTTCGATCCCAAGATCGGCTACCGCGACGAGCTGGAAACCTATCCCGGCCTCGCGATCACCCTGGGCCAGCCTCTCGCCAACCGCATGGCGGCGGCCGAGTGGGAATACCGGGACATGCTGTCCAAGCTCGGCGGCCCGATCGATCGCACCGAATGGGGCATGCTGCCGCAGACGGTGAACGCCTATTACAATCCGACCAAGAACGAGATCGTGTTCCCGGCCGGCATCCTGCAGCAGCCGTTCTTCGGCCTGACGGCGGACCCTGCGGTGAACTACGGCGGCATCGGCGCGGTCATCGGCCATGAAATGGGCCACGGCTTCGACGACCAGGGTTCGAAGTCCGACGGCACCGGAATGCTGCGCAACTGGTGGACCGACGCCGACCGCGCCGCGTTCGACAAGCTCGGCAACGCGCTGGTCGAGCAGTACAACGCGCTGTGCCCGCTCGACGACGGCAAGACCTGCGTCAACGGACGTCTTACCCTGGGCGAGAACATCGGCGATCTTGGCGGGCTGTCGGTCGCCTACCGGGCCTACAAGATGTCGCTCGGCGGCAAGAAGGCGCCGGTGATCGACGGCTTGACCGGCGACCAGCGGTTCTTCCTTTCGTGGGCGCAGGTTTGGCGCTCGCAGCAGCGTGAGGACGCCGCCCGCCAGCGCCTGCGGACCGATCCGCACAGCCCCGAGCAGTACCGGGTGAACGGCGTCGTCCGCAACTTTGACGAATGGTACAAGGCATTCGGCGTCACTGCAGACGACGCGCTTTACCTGCCGCCGGAGAAGCGCATCCGCATCTGGTAA
- a CDS encoding ABC transporter transmembrane domain-containing protein, which produces MDEIEPDVPETSSDRRGRFRRRQRDPNAARSVRPLIMIWRQAGRYPGRVVLALIALTITASATLAIPAYFKLIIDEGFTSGGDMDRIRHAFELMALVVVVLALGTAMRFYFVSWLGERVVADIRQRVQDNLLRLAPGFYEENSPKEISSRMTSDTTLIEQVVGTTVSVALRNLLMAIGGTAYLFWLVPQLTMWMVLVIPAIVIPISVFGRRLRTVSRTSQDRVADIGAMTAEVLGAMKIVQAFNQEERERQRFRDAVERSFATARRRILIRAAMTSLIILVVFGAIVMLMYRGAVGVASGAITGGTIAAVVITAGLVAGSFGALTEVYGDLLRGAGAASRLAELLEEKPAIAPPARPEALPEPPRGSLSFRNVSFRYPTRLETPALRDFTLEVQPGETVAIVGPSGAGKSTIFQLVERFYDPQAGTIRIDGVPLTSADPAEIRKRIAFVPQEGVLFSANARDNLRYGNWDASDEDIWEAARAANAEGFLRALPQGLDTFLGENGTQLSGGQRQRIAIARAILRSAPILLLDEATSALDAESERLVQDALDRLMKDRTTLVIAHRLATVRAADRIVVMDDGRIVEQGSHGVLAEGGGLYARLAALQFGATEAA; this is translated from the coding sequence ATGGACGAAATCGAGCCGGACGTTCCCGAAACTTCCTCCGATCGGCGTGGCCGCTTCCGTCGCAGGCAGCGCGATCCGAACGCGGCGCGCTCGGTGCGGCCCCTGATCATGATCTGGCGCCAGGCCGGGCGCTATCCGGGGCGCGTGGTGCTCGCCCTGATCGCGTTGACCATCACGGCCAGCGCGACGCTGGCGATCCCGGCCTATTTCAAGCTCATCATCGATGAAGGCTTCACCAGCGGCGGCGACATGGACCGCATCCGCCATGCCTTCGAGCTGATGGCGCTCGTCGTCGTGGTGCTGGCGCTCGGCACGGCGATGCGGTTCTACTTCGTCAGCTGGCTCGGCGAGCGGGTGGTGGCCGATATCCGGCAAAGGGTGCAGGACAATCTCCTGCGGCTGGCTCCCGGTTTCTACGAGGAGAACAGCCCCAAGGAAATCTCCAGCCGCATGACCAGCGACACCACGCTGATCGAGCAGGTGGTCGGCACGACCGTGTCGGTCGCGCTGAGGAATCTGCTGATGGCGATCGGCGGCACGGCGTACCTGTTCTGGCTGGTACCGCAGCTTACCATGTGGATGGTCCTGGTCATCCCGGCGATCGTCATTCCCATCAGCGTGTTCGGCCGGCGCCTGCGAACTGTCTCACGCACCAGCCAGGACCGGGTCGCCGACATCGGGGCGATGACCGCCGAAGTGCTGGGCGCGATGAAGATCGTCCAGGCGTTCAATCAGGAAGAGCGTGAGCGGCAGAGGTTTCGCGACGCGGTCGAGCGCAGCTTCGCCACCGCGCGCCGGCGCATCCTCATTCGCGCTGCGATGACTTCGTTGATCATTCTCGTCGTCTTCGGCGCGATCGTCATGCTCATGTACCGCGGCGCAGTCGGGGTCGCGAGCGGTGCGATCACCGGTGGCACGATCGCCGCGGTGGTGATCACCGCCGGTCTTGTCGCGGGATCGTTCGGCGCGCTTACCGAGGTCTACGGGGATCTCCTGCGCGGAGCGGGCGCGGCGAGCCGACTGGCCGAATTGCTGGAGGAAAAACCCGCCATCGCGCCTCCTGCCCGGCCCGAGGCGCTGCCAGAGCCGCCGCGCGGATCGCTCTCGTTCCGCAATGTCAGCTTTCGCTATCCCACCAGGCTGGAGACACCCGCCCTGCGCGATTTCACGCTCGAGGTGCAGCCGGGCGAGACGGTCGCCATTGTCGGCCCGTCGGGCGCGGGCAAGAGCACGATCTTCCAGCTGGTCGAGCGGTTCTACGACCCCCAGGCGGGTACCATCCGCATCGACGGGGTGCCGTTGACCAGCGCCGACCCGGCTGAAATCCGCAAGCGGATTGCCTTCGTGCCGCAGGAAGGGGTTCTGTTCAGCGCCAACGCGCGCGACAACCTGCGCTACGGAAACTGGGACGCGAGCGACGAGGATATCTGGGAAGCGGCCCGCGCGGCCAATGCGGAGGGCTTCCTGCGTGCGCTGCCGCAAGGGCTCGATACCTTCCTCGGCGAGAACGGGACCCAGCTTTCGGGCGGACAGCGTCAGCGCATCGCCATCGCGCGCGCAATCCTGCGATCGGCGCCCATCCTGCTACTGGACGAGGCGACCAGCGCATTGGACGCGGAAAGCGAGCGGCTGGTCCAGGACGCGCTCGACCGGTTAATGAAAGACCGCACAACGCTCGTTATCGCGCATCGCCTCGCGACCGTGCGCGCGGCCGACCGGATCGTGGTGATGGACGACGGGCGCATCGTCGAGCAGGGCAGCCACGGAGTGCTGGCCGAGGGCGGGGGGCTTTACGCCCGCCTCGCGGCGCTCCAGTTCGGCGCCACCGAGGCCGCCTGA
- a CDS encoding polyhydroxyalkanoate depolymerase, with translation MLYQAYEMHRTWLNGASAWASITAEFLSNPRYPAGYLGIGPAAASALEVFAHAAQSRGKPAFGIETVTVGGRERPITETAAYTRPFGDLRRFVRQGLPADAPRVLIVAPMSGHYATLLRGTVERMVENAEVFITDWADARSVPTSEGTFDLDDYIDYLIEFLAFIGPDTHVLAVCQPSVPALAATAVMNADKHPARPATLTMMGGPIDTRCSPTSVNDLAMERPIAWFRHNVIATVPAQYPGAGRRVYPGFLQLAGFMSMNLGNHLMSHYEMFKHLTAGDEASADAMKAFYEEYRSVCDMTAEFYLQTVEEVFQKHSLPNGTFTHRGKPVDLGAIHDTAILAVEGERDDISGIGQTKAALDLATGLGKGKKAYLLAEGAGHYGIFNGSRWREKVAPVVEKFIARHGAGRLRAAA, from the coding sequence TTGCTCTACCAGGCATACGAAATGCACCGGACATGGCTCAACGGCGCAAGCGCGTGGGCCTCGATCACCGCGGAATTCCTGTCCAATCCGCGCTATCCGGCAGGTTATCTCGGCATCGGCCCTGCCGCCGCGAGCGCGCTCGAAGTATTCGCCCATGCCGCGCAGAGCCGCGGCAAGCCCGCCTTCGGCATCGAGACGGTGACCGTCGGCGGCCGCGAGCGCCCGATTACCGAGACGGCGGCCTACACCAGGCCGTTCGGCGACCTGCGCCGGTTCGTGCGTCAGGGCCTGCCCGCCGACGCTCCCAGGGTGCTGATCGTCGCACCGATGAGCGGCCACTATGCGACGCTGCTTCGCGGCACGGTCGAACGGATGGTGGAAAACGCGGAAGTCTTCATCACCGATTGGGCCGACGCCCGCAGCGTGCCAACTTCGGAGGGCACGTTCGATCTCGACGATTACATCGACTATCTGATCGAATTTCTCGCCTTCATCGGTCCGGACACGCACGTGCTGGCGGTATGCCAGCCTTCGGTGCCGGCGCTGGCTGCGACGGCGGTGATGAATGCCGACAAGCATCCCGCGCGCCCTGCCACTTTGACGATGATGGGCGGCCCGATCGACACCCGCTGCTCGCCCACTTCGGTCAACGACCTCGCGATGGAGCGCCCGATCGCATGGTTCCGTCACAACGTGATCGCAACCGTGCCGGCGCAGTATCCCGGGGCCGGACGCCGGGTCTATCCCGGGTTCCTCCAGCTCGCCGGGTTCATGAGCATGAACCTCGGCAACCACCTGATGAGCCATTACGAGATGTTCAAGCATCTCACCGCGGGTGACGAAGCGAGCGCCGATGCAATGAAGGCGTTTTACGAGGAATACCGCAGCGTGTGCGACATGACCGCCGAGTTCTATCTCCAGACAGTCGAGGAGGTGTTCCAGAAACATTCGCTGCCGAACGGCACCTTCACCCATCGCGGCAAGCCGGTCGACCTCGGCGCGATCCACGACACGGCGATTCTCGCGGTCGAAGGCGAACGCGATGACATCTCGGGCATTGGCCAGACAAAGGCGGCGCTGGACCTCGCCACAGGGTTGGGAAAGGGAAAGAAAGCCTACCTGCTCGCCGAGGGCGCGGGACACTACGGGATTTTCAACGGCAGCCGCTGGCGGGAGAAAGTCGCCCCGGTCGTGGAGAAGTTCATTGCACGGCACGGCGCGGGAAGGCTGCGTGCCGCCGCTTAA